A window of Ruminiclostridium herbifermentans genomic DNA:
GGTGTCAGCCAGTATGGGATAAATTGAGTGATGCAGCTAATGACAGAATAAATGATATAGCCTTTACTGCAAAAAAAGATGGTAAGGGCAATTGGATTAAGGACTTGAATATGCACATTGTTTCAAAATATTCGGCAGGTGATGCAAATCCCTTCGGACATTATTACGGTTTTTTTGATATGACACCGCCCACACATAGGAAAACAAATAATAATCCCAACAGAGTGCATCAAGGAATAGATTTGTTTTCCGGTTCAAGCGGAAGCATAGATTGCTTTGCCTCCCACGGAGGCAGGATAGAAAATAATACTTCAAGCTCTTACGGACATAATATTTTACTTCGCCTTACAGAAAAAGCGGGGCCTTATTTTAGATATGCACACCTTGATTCTACTAGTGGAACTTACACAACTAAAGAACGTGTTTTATGCGGAGAAATTATTGCAAAGACAGGCAGAACAGGCAATATACTTCCATATAACGATCTTCCATCCCATTTACACTTTGAGTTAAGAAACGACTCCGGCAATGAAATTGAACCTAATGCAATAACAACAATTAGCGGCGATATAGGAGATTTAGTCAATGCCTCTATAATGCCAAGTAATAAATTGCCTCTGATTTTTCCCTGTAAATGCAAATATGGTAATGACAATCAACCAGTGTCAAGCTGTAGATTTTCGGACGCAGAAGTTTTAAAAACCTGCTGGGCTGTTCAGGAATTTCCTTATGATCAAGCTACAGTTGAATATTCAAGTAATGGAAATACTGATCATCAAAGTGAAGCTTTTATAGATAGTAGCAATATAATACGTTTTGCATGTCCTTATATTTTCAAAAAAGATGGTGACAAAAAAGCACAATTACAGGCTCAGTTAAAATTTGTCTATCACAATCAGGGTAAACAACCGAATATTGCTATTCCTACAAGCAGTTACTTTCAGGACCTAAATTCAGGCACCAATGCTGCACCGTTCGGAGGTATTAACGGAAATATCACTACAAATGCAGCTGACAAAACAAGAATGGCTATACAGGGCTTAATAATGGCATATATGGAGTCGCAAAATATCCCTAACCCACAAGCTGATAATAATGATGTAAATCAATTTATAGAATTGTACTTAAATGGAACTCAAGCGTCAAATGAAAATGTTAAAAATGCATGTACATGGTTAAATAATATGGTTCCTATTATATAGGGAGGTTTATATTTATACTACTCAATTTGATATTAAAACATAGAAAAATATTTTTTAATTGCAATAATAACCTTTTGCACATAAGTCTAAAGGTACTAGACAAGTATCAATTGATAGTTGATAAAACAAATGTCTAAATACAGTTTTAGCTTATGTGATTCACAAGGTACTATTAAAAGGTATACTGGTTAGTCTATAAAACGAAGTGGGGTGTAAAAAGTGCAGGATAAAACACAATCTGTTTTTGAAAAAGCAATTCTTGAGATGCATAAAGTGTTGTTGCCCCTTTTGCATATTGATTCAAAGTATAGTGCAAATAAACTGATTAACAAGCTGGGATATGTTTTTGATGAGGCTGAGGAAATTGGCTCAAGCTTTTCATCTATAGCCTCAAATGTTGAAAAGCTTCCTCAAGCTGCAACCGAAGCTATACAAGCAAGCAGTACTGCAGATAAAATAGTTAAAATTGCTTTTCTGGCTGAAAAAGTTACTGAAATTGTAAAAAATATTCTTAGCTTAAAAGAATCAATTTTAAGAGTTTATTCAAATGCTGTAAAAAACACAGAAACACTGCTTAATATTGCAGAGGAGTTACCAAGGCGTTTGCTGGATTACTTGTTGTGTACATATTTATCCTCAAATCACACCAAGCTTTACTCAATTTTAAATCTTGTTGGAATTACAACCACTGTTGAAGAAAATTATATATCGCTTACAGGAGAAAAAACTTCTGAAAAAGTTAAGATAAGCAGAGTTTCATGGCAATATGTTTCTATGGTTTTTTCTGATCCTGCAGCAATTATTAGACAGGAATATAATTGGAAGCAGGGAGAAAATATATACTTCCAGTTATTATTTGAAAGAGTTTTACAAATTATGAGAGCTTATTTACTGCCTGGTGGAATATATACTCAGGATAAGCAAATAACAGCCAGTTTGACAGGGATGCAAACAGATGAATTGGTAAAGGAATTAAGAATTCCTTTGCTTCAGGCAGGTAATTGGCCAGATACATACAGTGAAGCAGGCATAAGTATATCACCAATAGTAAAGAACAGTATATCTGATGGGATGGCTATTTTGCCTTATATATTTGGTGAAGTACAGGCAAAGTCGGATATTAGTGACAGTCTCCAATTGGAGCTTAATGCAAATGGAGGATTGGATAACGGCTTAGGGATAATATTAAGGCCTGCTTGTAATATTGAATTCATATCAGATTTATTTAAAAATCCTCTTGAATCAGTAGATTTTAATTTAAAGTTGAAAATAAGCCAGAAGGAAACTACCAGTAATGAAATAGTGCTTTTAGGTTATGCAGATTCAAGCAAATTAAGTATAAATAAATTAGGAATTATTCTCTTTGGAGAAAACAAAGACAATGTACAGGACTTTGGTATTGAATTTGAAATAGGAGAAATATTGCTTGTTATAAAGACTGGAGATGGTGATGGCTTTATTCAAAAGCTGTTGCCTAATATTACAATAGAACAGGGATTTAGTATAAAGCTTGGATTTTCAATCAATAAAGGATTTTATATAAAATCAGGGACTGGTTCAGGAGGAGGACTGGAGTATTCAATATACTTAAATAAAGAAATAGGTCCTCTACTTTTGGATATCTTGAAATTTAAGTTAAAATTTAATAATGACAAAATCAATTTGATTGCTTCTATTTCAGGTGGGGCAAGCATGGGGCCATTAAGTATCAGTATAACTGATATTGGAATACAGACTTGGCTTAAACTTGGCAAATCAGGTCTATTAGGAGGAGCAGATATTGGATTCGGTTTTAAACCACCTGATGGCTTTGGTCTTGCCGTTAAAACATCCCTTGTCAGTGGCGGAGGTTTTCTGCAAATTGATGTGGATAAGGGAAGGTATTTTGGAGCATTGCAGCTCAAAGTAAAGAATATTTCTTTGGCAGCCATCGGCCTTCTGGATACGAAAGATTCTGAAGGAAAGCCTCTTGGTGGTGGCTTCAGTCTGCTCATAATAATATGTGCCGAAATTCCTCCAATTCAGTTAGGGTATGGTTTTTCACTTATGGGAATTGGAGGATTGCTGGGGTTAAATAGGACTGTAGATATTGATGAGCTAAGAGATGGAGTCAGGAATAAAGCCCTTGATAATATAATGTTTCCTGCTGATCCTGTGGGAAATGCTAACCAATTAGTACAATCACTCAGTAAAATATTCCCCCCAAAAGAAGATTGCTTTCTGATTGCACCTATGGTTCGAATAGGCTGGGGAGTTCCAACACCTATTTTAAAATTAGATTTAAGTATACTTGTAGAATTACCTTCATTTGATAAAATAGCCATACTTGGAAGGATGAAGCTTGCTTTGCCAAGTGAGACGGATGCTGTTATTTCAATACAGCTTGACTCTGTGGGAATAGTGTCATTTGAAAAAGGGATGGTTTCTATTGACGCTGTTTTATATGATTCATACATAGCAAAAATAATGATTTCAGGTGAGATGGCACTTAGGGCAAACTGGAAGGGCAATCCTGACTTTGTGTTATCTATAGGTGGCTTTCACCCTGCGTTTACTCCTCCCATTGGTTTCCCTGATTTAAAAAGGCTTACCTTATCAATTGACTTCTGTAAAGACGCACGGCTCAGAATGGAATCTTACTTTGCATTAACCACAAATTCTATTCAATTTGGTTCTCATGTTGATTTTTATGCTAAAGTAGGGTGCTTTAGCGCAGAAGGTATGCTTGCTTTTGACACACTCATTTATTTTAATCCCTTTGGTCTTTCTGTTGATTTTAAAAGCTCTGTATCAATAAAGTGCTCTGGCAAAAGTATATGTGCAGTAACTCTGGCTGCTCATCTTAGTGGACCTAGGCCTTGGCATATAAAAGGACAAGCAAAATTCTCATTGTTGTGTGTATCCCATACCTTTAATGTGGATTTTACAATTGGTTCAGCAAGACCAGCTGAGCTGCCAAAGCCAGTAAATGTTGAAGAAATACTTGAAAGAGAAATTGTTTACATACAGAATTGGTCAGCTCAACCACCTGATGGTTTGTCCATTATTTCCTTAAAGGAAGCAGCTGATTCAAAAGAAGGAGAAATTCGCGTTCATCCGCTTGGTGGTTTAAAGTTTGTACAAACTCGGGTACCTTTGGATTTTGAACTAGAGCTTTTCGGAAGTTCGTCTGTTGAGGGAAATAACCTATTTAATATATCTAGTATAACTGTTGGGAATAGTAGTACTTCATACAGCTTTAGGAAAATACAAAGTGCTTTTGCACCCGCACAATTTATGGTTATGTCTGAATCAGAAAAATTGACTTCACCAGCTTTTGAAAACTATGATAGCGGTGTTGAAATTGATTTTGACTGTGTGGATTATGACGAACAATTTGATATTACTGATTTTGAATATGAGACTATATTTGCAGATAATAAGGATGCTGAGCCTGCAAAAAAAGTGCATATGTCATCAGAGGAAATAACAGCTGCAGCACCTTCAGGTCCTGCTGGTTTAGCTAACTTGAAAAACAAGGAGCTTAAGTATTTCAAGGAACCTGAATTATTAATAAAGACTAAAAGATATAGCTATTCCGTTATTGAAGCTTATGATAACAAGAAAGAATCTGAAACCAACAACTTACAAATTACTAGTAGCCAAATTACTAACAGCTTTTCAAAAGCGACACAAATAAAAAGAGCTTCTGTAAAGAAGGCTCATATACTCACTGTTATGGAGGGATAAATATGGGGCTTGCATTTTTGAGCTGGGTTCGTACAGGGCTTGGCGGTGAATTAAATAAAAACGAAACAAACAATAATATACTTGGGGGAAATGAATTTCCTCTTAATACAAGCTTACCAATTAATATTCAGCTTAATACAGGGAAAAGCAAATCAATTACGGCTTATATTCATGGTCCTGGCGATATTACTGGTTTTGATATTGAGCAAATAATCAGAAAAGAGCCATGTGAAAATGCAATTGAGGTATCTCCTAATTATATTCCGTCCATAGATTTTGATTCTCCTGAGTTGCCGTGGTTGCTTTCAACAACTGGACCACAGAGAGGTGGCACAGAGAATGGGTTGAATAAAAGAGGGCTTTATCCTTGGTTATGTCTCATAACTATTGAAGAACCTGATAGATTTACTATATCTCCTCCTGGTTTTAAGAAACCGCTGTCCTCTGTTGTTCTTCCAGTAAATGAACTGCCTTTATTAGAATGGTCATGGCTTTGGGCTCATACTCAGGTTGTCATAAATAGTGCGGACGAGTCTATTGAAGATATAATAAAAAATAAGCCTGATAGAAACCTGTCAAGACTTATTTCTCCAATTAGACTAAAACCCGAAAAGCTTTATCAAGCCTTTGTTGTACCAGTATTTGAAGCAGGACGCATTGCAGGTCTGGGAATGGAGCTTGAAAACAGTAATAAAACGAATTTTGCATGGGATAGTTCTAAAACAGAGGTTGAATTACCTATTTATACAAGCTGGAGATTTTCAACAGGTAAACATGGAGATTTTCAGTATCTAGCTGAGCTTCTTGAACCTTCTCACCAGTCTAATAATGGAATTTGTAAGCTTAGTATATTTGACGAAGCAGAAAATATGAATGCAGCTGCCTCAGGAAGTTCTAAAGATAAATGGACTATAAATCTTGAAGGAGCGGTTGTAGAC
This region includes:
- a CDS encoding DUF6603 domain-containing protein — encoded protein: MQDKTQSVFEKAILEMHKVLLPLLHIDSKYSANKLINKLGYVFDEAEEIGSSFSSIASNVEKLPQAATEAIQASSTADKIVKIAFLAEKVTEIVKNILSLKESILRVYSNAVKNTETLLNIAEELPRRLLDYLLCTYLSSNHTKLYSILNLVGITTTVEENYISLTGEKTSEKVKISRVSWQYVSMVFSDPAAIIRQEYNWKQGENIYFQLLFERVLQIMRAYLLPGGIYTQDKQITASLTGMQTDELVKELRIPLLQAGNWPDTYSEAGISISPIVKNSISDGMAILPYIFGEVQAKSDISDSLQLELNANGGLDNGLGIILRPACNIEFISDLFKNPLESVDFNLKLKISQKETTSNEIVLLGYADSSKLSINKLGIILFGENKDNVQDFGIEFEIGEILLVIKTGDGDGFIQKLLPNITIEQGFSIKLGFSINKGFYIKSGTGSGGGLEYSIYLNKEIGPLLLDILKFKLKFNNDKINLIASISGGASMGPLSISITDIGIQTWLKLGKSGLLGGADIGFGFKPPDGFGLAVKTSLVSGGGFLQIDVDKGRYFGALQLKVKNISLAAIGLLDTKDSEGKPLGGGFSLLIIICAEIPPIQLGYGFSLMGIGGLLGLNRTVDIDELRDGVRNKALDNIMFPADPVGNANQLVQSLSKIFPPKEDCFLIAPMVRIGWGVPTPILKLDLSILVELPSFDKIAILGRMKLALPSETDAVISIQLDSVGIVSFEKGMVSIDAVLYDSYIAKIMISGEMALRANWKGNPDFVLSIGGFHPAFTPPIGFPDLKRLTLSIDFCKDARLRMESYFALTTNSIQFGSHVDFYAKVGCFSAEGMLAFDTLIYFNPFGLSVDFKSSVSIKCSGKSICAVTLAAHLSGPRPWHIKGQAKFSLLCVSHTFNVDFTIGSARPAELPKPVNVEEILEREIVYIQNWSAQPPDGLSIISLKEAADSKEGEIRVHPLGGLKFVQTRVPLDFELELFGSSSVEGNNLFNISSITVGNSSTSYSFRKIQSAFAPAQFMVMSESEKLTSPAFENYDSGVEIDFDCVDYDEQFDITDFEYETIFADNKDAEPAKKVHMSSEEITAAAPSGPAGLANLKNKELKYFKEPELLIKTKRYSYSVIEAYDNKKESETNNLQITSSQITNSFSKATQIKRASVKKAHILTVMEG